The following proteins come from a genomic window of Paramicrobacterium humi:
- a CDS encoding ABC transporter ATP-binding protein: MPSPGVPIEISGLTKRFGGFTAVNDLSFSVEPGRVTGFLGPNGAGKTTTLRSLLGLVAPTSGTATIGGIRYRDLPSPLTTVGAALEASSFHPGRSAEHHLSIYAQAARIPSSRVGEVLELVGLAGFGEKRVGGYSLGMRQRLGLAYAMLGDPGVLVLDEPVNGLDPEGIKWIRELLRHFAREGRTILISSHLLSEVQQTVDDVIIIAKGQLVHTGTLADLDAGDSMSVHVDAPDREALRAALEQAGFRFDIARSGFTVYEVEPGAVGHAAFVAGVELNALARRASGLEERFLSLVGGGDA, encoded by the coding sequence ATGCCGAGTCCCGGGGTGCCGATCGAGATTTCCGGTCTCACCAAACGCTTCGGCGGCTTCACCGCCGTCAACGACCTTTCGTTCTCTGTCGAACCGGGGCGCGTGACCGGGTTCCTCGGACCGAACGGAGCCGGCAAGACGACGACGCTGCGCTCACTGCTGGGACTGGTCGCGCCGACCTCCGGGACCGCCACGATCGGCGGCATCCGGTATCGAGATCTGCCCTCCCCGCTCACGACCGTCGGGGCGGCGCTCGAAGCGTCGAGCTTTCACCCGGGGCGCAGCGCGGAGCATCACCTGTCGATCTACGCGCAAGCGGCGCGCATCCCATCGTCGCGCGTGGGCGAGGTGCTCGAGCTCGTGGGCCTCGCCGGATTCGGCGAGAAGCGCGTGGGCGGCTATTCGCTCGGCATGCGGCAGCGCCTCGGGCTCGCCTACGCGATGCTCGGCGACCCTGGCGTTCTCGTTCTCGACGAACCCGTGAACGGCCTCGACCCCGAGGGCATCAAGTGGATTCGCGAGCTGCTGCGCCACTTCGCGCGGGAGGGCCGCACGATCCTCATCTCGTCGCACCTGCTGAGCGAAGTGCAGCAGACGGTGGACGACGTGATCATCATCGCGAAGGGACAGCTCGTGCACACGGGAACCCTCGCGGACCTCGACGCGGGCGACAGCATGAGCGTGCACGTTGACGCGCCGGATCGCGAGGCGCTGCGCGCGGCGCTCGAGCAGGCCGGGTTCCGCTTCGATATCGCCCGATCGGGCTTCACCGTCTACGAGGTCGAGCCCGGCGCCGTCGGGCACGCCGCGTTCGTCGCGGGAGTGGAGCTGAACGCGCTCGCGCGGCGCGCTTCGGGACTCGAGGAACGGTTCCTGTCCCTCGTGGGCGGAGGAGACGCATGA
- a CDS encoding ABC transporter permease produces MSMFIAATRAEFTKVFTTRIWWILLIILFSYVVLLAGGIGALFGATSKGLLGAAQGVEGMPTSGLAPLVYSFGTTVGYVFPFLLGALATTGEFRHQTLTPTFLATPKRGIVLGAKWATLLVIGAFFGVVALLGSVGAGSAVLAAFDIDTALDSGDTWALIARSVLAMALWAAIGVGLGSAVPNQVATVVIVLAFTQFVEPILRSLGTLADWIGDVTKWLPGAASDALVGASFYSLAGAGGGTSLEWWQGGLVLLAIAVVVSVIGWLVTWRRDIT; encoded by the coding sequence ATGAGCATGTTCATCGCGGCCACTCGGGCCGAGTTCACGAAGGTCTTCACGACGCGAATCTGGTGGATTCTTCTCATCATCCTGTTCTCGTACGTCGTGCTGCTCGCCGGCGGCATCGGGGCGCTCTTCGGCGCGACCTCCAAGGGACTGCTCGGTGCCGCGCAAGGCGTGGAGGGGATGCCGACAAGCGGGCTCGCTCCGCTCGTCTACAGCTTCGGCACGACCGTCGGCTACGTCTTCCCGTTCCTGCTCGGCGCGCTCGCGACGACCGGTGAGTTCCGGCACCAGACGCTGACGCCGACGTTCCTCGCGACGCCGAAACGCGGCATCGTTCTCGGAGCGAAATGGGCCACGCTGCTCGTCATCGGCGCCTTCTTCGGTGTCGTGGCGCTTCTCGGCTCGGTCGGGGCAGGCTCCGCTGTGCTCGCTGCGTTCGACATCGACACAGCGCTCGATTCGGGCGACACGTGGGCGCTCATCGCACGCTCGGTGCTTGCGATGGCCCTGTGGGCCGCGATCGGCGTCGGACTCGGATCCGCCGTGCCGAACCAGGTCGCGACCGTCGTCATCGTGCTCGCCTTCACGCAGTTCGTCGAGCCGATCCTTCGGTCGCTCGGCACTCTCGCGGACTGGATCGGCGACGTGACGAAGTGGCTGCCCGGGGCGGCGAGCGATGCGCTCGTGGGAGCGAGCTTCTACTCTCTCGCGGGAGCGGGCGGCGGAACGAGTCTGGAGTGGTGGCAGGGCGGCCTCGTGCTGCTGGCGATCGCCGTCGTCGTCTCCGTGATCGGCTGGCTCGTCACATGGCGCCGCGATATCACGTGA
- a CDS encoding ABC transporter permease → MTRVAQPPLAGRHVTPAAVRPAASVVSTAVGTGTMLRFVLRRNWLRMLIWIIVLAGMVPLVYSSQQEAFPTQAARDAYAQVANTPSVAALTGLPYAAGSLGGILVIKLWMTLAVGMAFAVVFLVTRNGRADEEAGRTELLRAGVLGRHAPTLATAAATAAFSAVMGLAITALALACGLDGGGSWTLGASIAGTGIAFTGVALLCGQLTQTSRAANALGSVIIALAYLVRAIADVGATDATPHPLSWASPIGWAQNMRAYGDENWWPFALLVALGAIGCCAALAIESRRDLGAGVLPQRPGRARAGAVLGSPLGLLTRLLIGPMIGWLVGATLFGAFFGGVALKMVDVLEPGSAYAIAFAGRGDPLAGILGLFSMVNGMLAGGFAVQAVCAARIEEANGRLEAQLATALSRTRWLGAPIVLALVWSALMLTCSGAALAGSYGKAGAFGELVAASLSYLPACVVLIGIAVFTLGWLPRLSITISWALYGAFVVVAMFGPLLRVPDDVVNTTIFAATPRLPADDPQATPLIVLNLVGIVLAALGLWRFRRRDIPA, encoded by the coding sequence ATGACGCGCGTCGCACAGCCGCCTCTCGCGGGGCGGCATGTCACGCCCGCGGCGGTCCGCCCGGCGGCATCCGTCGTCTCAACCGCCGTCGGAACGGGCACGATGCTGCGGTTCGTGCTGCGCCGCAACTGGCTGCGCATGCTCATCTGGATCATCGTGCTGGCCGGCATGGTGCCGCTCGTGTACTCGAGCCAGCAGGAGGCGTTCCCGACGCAGGCGGCCCGCGACGCCTACGCGCAGGTTGCGAACACTCCGTCTGTCGCCGCGCTCACGGGGCTCCCGTACGCGGCGGGATCGCTCGGCGGCATCCTGGTCATCAAGCTCTGGATGACCCTCGCTGTCGGCATGGCCTTCGCCGTCGTCTTCCTCGTCACCCGCAACGGACGCGCCGACGAGGAGGCCGGACGCACCGAGCTGCTGCGCGCCGGCGTGCTCGGCCGGCACGCGCCTACGCTCGCTACGGCGGCCGCGACTGCGGCGTTCAGCGCGGTCATGGGGCTCGCGATCACCGCTCTCGCCCTGGCCTGCGGGCTCGACGGCGGCGGTTCGTGGACCCTCGGCGCTTCGATCGCGGGCACCGGGATCGCGTTCACCGGGGTGGCGCTCCTGTGCGGGCAGCTCACGCAGACCTCGCGTGCGGCCAACGCGCTCGGCAGCGTCATCATCGCGCTGGCCTACCTCGTGCGCGCCATCGCCGACGTGGGGGCCACGGACGCCACACCGCACCCGCTCAGCTGGGCCTCGCCGATCGGCTGGGCGCAGAACATGCGCGCGTACGGCGACGAGAACTGGTGGCCGTTCGCGCTTCTGGTCGCGCTCGGGGCGATCGGATGCTGCGCCGCGCTCGCCATCGAATCGCGCCGTGATCTCGGCGCCGGGGTGCTCCCGCAGCGGCCGGGCCGGGCACGCGCCGGCGCGGTCCTCGGTTCTCCGCTCGGCCTGCTCACGCGGCTGCTCATCGGACCGATGATCGGCTGGCTCGTGGGCGCGACGCTGTTCGGCGCGTTCTTCGGCGGTGTCGCCCTCAAGATGGTCGACGTGCTCGAGCCGGGCAGCGCCTACGCAATCGCCTTCGCGGGTCGGGGTGACCCGCTCGCCGGAATCCTCGGTCTCTTCAGCATGGTGAACGGCATGCTCGCCGGCGGCTTCGCCGTGCAGGCGGTGTGCGCGGCGCGCATTGAAGAGGCGAACGGGCGGCTCGAAGCGCAGCTCGCCACGGCCCTCTCTCGCACACGCTGGCTCGGCGCGCCGATCGTGCTCGCCCTCGTCTGGTCGGCGCTCATGCTGACCTGCAGCGGCGCCGCGCTCGCCGGGAGCTACGGCAAGGCCGGCGCCTTCGGCGAGCTCGTCGCGGCTTCGCTCAGCTACCTGCCCGCGTGCGTCGTGCTGATCGGCATCGCCGTCTTCACTCTGGGCTGGCTGCCGCGGCTGAGCATCACGATCTCGTGGGCGCTCTACGGAGCGTTCGTGGTGGTCGCCATGTTCGGCCCGCTGCTCCGCGTGCCCGACGACGTGGTGAACACGACGATCTTCGCCGCGACGCCCCGGCTGCCCGCCGACGATCCGCAGGCGACGCCGCTCATCGTGCTGAACCTCGTCGGCATCGTGCTCGCCGCGCTCGGGCTCTGGCGGTTCCGCCGCCGGGACATTCCGGCGTAG
- a CDS encoding ABC transporter ATP-binding protein, with amino-acid sequence MNGSTAIEITGLVKRFGRVTALDGLDLRVDAGRVAGFLGPNGAGKSTTIRVLLGLLRADAGSARLLGGDPWHDAVELHRRIAYVPGDVNLWPNLTGGQAIDILARLRGDHDERRRDALIERFDLDPSKKARTYSKGNRQKVALVAALSSDAELLILDEPTSGLDPLMEQVFSECVREIAHDGRSVLLSSHIFAEVERLCDTVTIIRTGRTVEQGTLAELRHLHRSTVTVVSDAAGDTLAGTPGIADLTSDGDRISFTVDDENQPEVLRRIAGLQPRSLVITPPSLESLFLRHYGGALADEEKEAS; translated from the coding sequence ATGAACGGCAGCACGGCCATCGAGATCACGGGTCTCGTGAAGCGCTTCGGGCGGGTGACGGCGCTCGACGGGCTCGACCTTCGCGTCGACGCCGGCCGCGTCGCGGGATTCCTCGGGCCCAACGGTGCGGGGAAGTCGACGACGATCCGCGTGCTCCTTGGGCTGCTTCGCGCGGACGCGGGCAGCGCGCGCCTTCTCGGCGGGGACCCGTGGCATGACGCCGTCGAACTCCACCGGCGCATCGCCTACGTGCCCGGCGACGTGAACCTCTGGCCCAACCTGACCGGCGGTCAGGCCATCGACATCCTCGCCCGGTTGCGTGGCGACCACGACGAGCGCCGCCGGGACGCGCTGATCGAGCGGTTCGACCTCGACCCGAGCAAAAAGGCGCGCACGTACTCGAAGGGGAACCGCCAGAAGGTCGCCCTCGTCGCCGCGCTCAGCTCCGACGCCGAACTCCTCATCCTCGACGAGCCGACCTCGGGCCTCGACCCGCTCATGGAGCAGGTGTTCAGCGAGTGCGTGCGTGAGATCGCGCACGACGGACGCAGTGTGCTGCTCTCGAGCCACATCTTCGCCGAAGTGGAGCGGCTGTGCGACACCGTCACGATCATCCGCACCGGCCGCACCGTTGAACAGGGCACCCTCGCCGAGCTGCGGCACCTGCATCGCAGCACGGTGACGGTCGTGTCGGATGCCGCCGGCGACACGCTCGCCGGAACCCCGGGCATCGCCGACCTCACCTCTGACGGCGACCGCATCAGCTTCACCGTCGACGACGAGAACCAGCCGGAGGTGCTCCGCCGCATCGCCGGGCTGCAGCCGCGCTCGCTCGTGATCACCCCGCCCTCGCTCGAGTCGCTGTTCCTGCGGCACTACGGCGGCGCGCTCGCCGACGAGGAGAAGGAGGCGTCATGA